One Bacillus sp. F19 genomic region harbors:
- a CDS encoding DUF1904 domain-containing protein has protein sequence MYLPHIVFLAITIEQLKNISKPLVEDLAKICECGTDNITLELPNSTFVFNGEETEAFPPIEVKWFERGQEIRDQFAQTLTAYIMNFDLPEVEVVFTVFSESTYYNNRKSCCFRLKSIAFFSPIST, from the coding sequence ATTTACTTACCGCATATTGTATTTCTTGCAATTACTATCGAACAATTAAAGAATATAAGCAAACCATTAGTAGAAGATCTCGCAAAGATTTGCGAATGTGGAACGGATAATATTACATTGGAACTACCAAACTCTACATTTGTATTTAATGGAGAAGAAACAGAGGCCTTTCCTCCTATTGAGGTTAAATGGTTCGAGCGTGGACAGGAAATTCGTGATCAATTTGCTCAAACACTTACTGCATATATAATGAATTTTGATCTTCCTGAAGTAGAGGTTGTATTTACGGTTTTCTCCGAATCAACCTATTATAATAACCGAAAGTCATGCTGTTTTAGACTAAAATCAATAGCGTTTTTTAGCCCCATATCCACGTAG
- a CDS encoding PAS domain-containing protein produces MKNMEKLKKYVPMVHFIADILGENCEVVLHDVTTPDNSVIEIVNGHISGRKINSPITDLALKILKEKSYQDRNYICNYKSSSKTNNTFRSSSYFIKDENNEIIGMICVNIDITDFIKARDILDNVIMIDHQKNDHVEQSNSAFHPNLLENFEENIEELLRSLIKGVLSEYDIPPERMSPQEKIDVVKKLNERGAFLLKGGVCEVAKYLDASEATIYRYLNKIK; encoded by the coding sequence ATGAAAAATATGGAAAAACTAAAAAAGTATGTTCCTATGGTGCATTTTATTGCTGATATATTAGGGGAAAATTGTGAGGTTGTTTTGCACGATGTAACAACCCCTGACAATTCAGTTATTGAAATCGTAAACGGACATATTAGCGGAAGAAAGATTAATAGTCCAATAACCGATCTTGCTTTGAAAATATTAAAAGAAAAAAGCTATCAAGATAGAAATTACATCTGCAATTATAAAAGCAGCTCAAAAACGAATAATACCTTCCGCTCTTCCAGTTATTTCATAAAAGATGAAAATAATGAAATTATCGGAATGATTTGTGTTAATATTGATATCACTGATTTTATAAAAGCGCGAGACATTTTGGATAATGTTATCATGATTGATCATCAAAAAAATGATCATGTTGAGCAATCAAATTCTGCTTTTCACCCAAATCTTCTTGAGAATTTTGAAGAAAATATTGAAGAGCTTCTACGATCTCTCATTAAAGGGGTTTTATCTGAGTATGATATTCCACCTGAACGGATGTCTCCACAAGAAAAAATAGATGTGGTAAAAAAACTGAATGAAAGAGGAGCTTTTTTACTTAAAGGCGGGGTATGTGAGGTTGCAAAATATTTAGATGCATCAGAAGCTACTATTTATAGATATTTAAATAAAATAAAGTAA
- a CDS encoding RidA family protein — MYCTISTKNAPSAIGPYSQAVKMGNFLFVSGQLPIHLETNKIPETIEEQTKQSLENVKAILEAAGSDLDHVVKTLVFIKDMNTFSTVNEVYQTYFTKNYPARSAVEVARLPKDALIEIEVIASVK; from the coding sequence ATGTACTGCACGATTTCAACAAAAAATGCCCCAAGTGCAATTGGTCCTTATTCTCAAGCTGTAAAAATGGGAAACTTTCTTTTTGTATCTGGACAACTCCCGATTCATCTAGAAACAAATAAAATACCTGAAACAATTGAAGAACAAACGAAACAATCATTGGAAAATGTAAAAGCAATTCTAGAAGCTGCTGGAAGTGATTTAGATCATGTAGTGAAAACACTCGTCTTTATAAAAGATATGAATACTTTTTCGACAGTAAACGAAGTGTATCAAACCTACTTTACAAAAAATTATCCTGCAAGGAGTGCAGTAGAGGTCGCACGTTTACCAAAGGACGCTTTAATTGAAATCGAAGTTATTGCATCTGTTAAGTAA
- a CDS encoding MFS transporter, protein MKNRNSNTKKWFTLAVLILGGGTVFKLPWLKDAFYIPMMDYFHLTHTQIGFTLTVYAFIQTFGYIISMYVADRFSKKKLMPVSLIGIGLTGFYLTTFPSYYEILVIWGLFALFAEIAFWPVLIKSVRLLGDSDEQGRMFGILEAGRGIVDTVIAFTALGIFKWLGEGAAGLRGAIIFFSITMIVIAIILYFLLEDDEIKTVDEEGNKINKNKVALEGALKAIKMPEIWVVAFTIFSVYSVYIGLTYFIPFLKEIYGIPVALVGVYGIINQYGLKMLGGPIGGFLADKKFKSSSKYLRVAFAASIIGMIIFILLPHQTLNVYVGVTFTLAYGAIIFSQRAVFFAPIEEVGIPREISGAAVSIACLVGYAPSMFAFTLYGSMLDRSPGMEGYRHVFLTMIAFAVIGFIISSYLVKIVNKKKQSQENLEANDINT, encoded by the coding sequence TTGAAAAATCGAAATAGCAACACGAAGAAATGGTTTACCCTTGCTGTACTAATACTCGGTGGAGGAACGGTTTTTAAGCTGCCTTGGTTAAAAGATGCTTTCTATATCCCAATGATGGATTATTTTCATTTAACACACACACAAATCGGTTTTACACTGACTGTTTACGCTTTTATCCAAACCTTTGGCTACATCATATCTATGTATGTAGCTGACAGGTTTTCCAAGAAGAAATTAATGCCGGTATCTTTAATCGGGATTGGATTAACGGGATTTTACTTGACAACATTCCCAAGTTATTACGAAATCTTAGTCATTTGGGGACTTTTTGCTTTATTCGCAGAAATTGCTTTTTGGCCAGTATTAATCAAATCTGTAAGATTACTGGGAGATTCGGATGAACAGGGAAGAATGTTTGGAATCCTAGAAGCAGGAAGAGGAATCGTAGATACGGTAATCGCATTTACTGCTCTTGGAATCTTTAAATGGCTGGGAGAAGGAGCTGCAGGGTTAAGAGGTGCAATCATCTTCTTTTCTATAACAATGATTGTTATTGCGATTATATTATATTTTCTTCTTGAAGATGATGAAATTAAAACGGTTGATGAGGAAGGCAATAAAATCAACAAAAATAAGGTCGCATTGGAAGGTGCTTTAAAAGCAATAAAAATGCCAGAAATATGGGTAGTTGCATTTACTATTTTTTCAGTATACTCCGTCTACATCGGCTTAACGTACTTTATTCCATTCTTAAAAGAAATCTATGGAATTCCTGTTGCTTTAGTTGGAGTATATGGGATTATTAACCAATATGGTTTGAAAATGTTAGGCGGACCGATAGGCGGATTCCTGGCAGATAAAAAGTTTAAATCTTCATCTAAATATTTGAGAGTGGCGTTTGCAGCATCGATTATAGGGATGATTATATTTATTCTCCTGCCGCATCAAACACTTAATGTATATGTGGGCGTAACCTTTACTCTTGCTTACGGTGCGATCATCTTTTCTCAAAGGGCTGTCTTCTTCGCTCCTATTGAAGAAGTAGGAATCCCGCGAGAAATCAGTGGAGCAGCAGTTTCAATAGCCTGTCTAGTAGGATATGCTCCTTCTATGTTTGCATTTACTCTATATGGAAGTATGTTAGATCGATCACCAGGAATGGAAGGTTACAGACATGTATTTTTGACAATGATTGCGTTCGCGGTTATCGGTTTCATTATTAGCAGTTATTTAGTTAAAATCGTAAACAAGAAAAAACAAAGTCAAGAAAATTTAGAAGCCAATGATATCAATACTTAA
- a CDS encoding sugar phosphate isomerase/epimerase: MKIGLETESFHLQFISGRMDIFGFIRKTAELGLDGVMINIVPWPGLPGWGTLESFEPEYLERVRKEIQKYGFFAEIDTNGTDPEHLKKVIYAAHRIGADVIRTYACMGEYDPEKLKRAPEDIKQIVPLLEKYRIKLAVENHEEELTDEVIQVIEEVNSPWVGAHCDVGNGMMAWEDPVEAVRKLAPYAFTTHFKDHIIVHDGEEYRVCGVPVGTGNINTEESFKILVEKSTLTRINVEMCFPYAINFKRELGAGGVFTVGEGAFKVEQPPYDLNVIKPLDYYYPPKELLEQMIEDQEKGTEQSVKYTLALRDKYCR, from the coding sequence ATGAAAATTGGATTAGAAACAGAAAGCTTTCACTTGCAGTTTATTTCAGGCCGAATGGATATTTTCGGTTTTATCAGAAAAACAGCTGAATTAGGATTAGATGGGGTCATGATCAATATTGTTCCATGGCCTGGATTGCCAGGATGGGGCACGTTAGAATCTTTTGAACCGGAGTATTTAGAGAGAGTAAGAAAAGAAATTCAAAAGTATGGATTTTTCGCTGAAATCGACACAAATGGAACAGATCCAGAACATCTAAAAAAAGTAATTTATGCAGCCCATAGAATAGGAGCAGATGTGATTCGCACATATGCATGTATGGGGGAGTATGATCCTGAAAAACTGAAAAGAGCACCTGAAGATATCAAACAAATTGTACCTTTATTAGAGAAATACAGAATAAAGCTCGCTGTAGAAAATCATGAGGAAGAGTTAACAGATGAAGTTATTCAAGTGATTGAGGAAGTCAACAGCCCTTGGGTAGGTGCTCATTGTGATGTAGGAAACGGAATGATGGCATGGGAGGATCCGGTTGAAGCGGTAAGAAAATTAGCGCCTTATGCATTTACAACCCATTTTAAAGATCATATTATCGTTCATGATGGTGAGGAATACAGGGTATGCGGCGTACCTGTAGGGACAGGCAATATCAATACGGAAGAAAGTTTTAAAATACTGGTTGAGAAATCTACTTTAACTAGAATCAACGTTGAAATGTGCTTCCCATACGCTATCAATTTTAAGAGAGAGCTTGGTGCGGGCGGAGTCTTTACGGTTGGTGAAGGAGCTTTCAAAGTTGAACAACCTCCTTATGATTTAAATGTCATTAAACCATTGGATTACTACTATCCTCCAAAAGAACTGTTAGAACAAATGATTGAAGATCAAGAAAAAGGTACAGAACAATCGGTTAAGTATACACTGGCTTTACGCGATAAATATTGCCGATAA